One genomic window of Candidatus Polarisedimenticolia bacterium includes the following:
- a CDS encoding DmsE family decaheme c-type cytochrome, with protein MPLILLGIVAVSSSPSKGQEGTAAAPPPTVKAEMADCGACHEDQAKNFKLNPHGKTGIADWDGHHACETCHGSGTAHMESGDKKDIRNPGKLSATELNAVCLTCHGRGEEHTRWLGSPHETRNLSCLNCHKIHQQGEPAPFLFAKATEFDTCTSCHLRRKASLMRSAHMPLREKQMTCSSCHNVHGGPGPSMLRQNSVVENCFSCHAEKRAPFLWEHPPVKENCANCHDPHGSLHPRLLVAKLPRLCQQCHDETRHPTQPYSDASSAPEFFPNSRMFDKGCMNCHSQIHGSNHPSGVRFMR; from the coding sequence GTGCCCCTGATCCTCCTGGGCATCGTGGCCGTCTCGTCATCCCCGAGCAAGGGACAGGAAGGCACGGCGGCGGCGCCGCCGCCCACGGTCAAGGCGGAGATGGCGGATTGCGGGGCCTGCCACGAAGACCAGGCGAAGAACTTCAAGCTCAACCCGCACGGCAAGACGGGGATCGCCGACTGGGACGGGCACCATGCCTGCGAGACCTGCCACGGCTCCGGCACGGCCCACATGGAGTCGGGCGACAAGAAGGACATCCGCAATCCCGGAAAGCTCTCCGCCACGGAGCTGAACGCCGTCTGCCTCACCTGCCACGGGCGCGGCGAAGAACACACCCGCTGGCTCGGGAGCCCGCACGAGACGCGCAATTTGTCCTGCCTGAACTGCCACAAGATCCACCAGCAGGGGGAGCCGGCGCCCTTCCTGTTCGCCAAGGCCACCGAGTTCGACACCTGCACCAGCTGCCACCTGCGGCGCAAGGCGTCGCTCATGCGCTCGGCCCACATGCCGCTGCGCGAGAAGCAGATGACCTGCTCGTCCTGCCACAACGTGCACGGCGGGCCGGGCCCGTCCATGCTGCGCCAGAACTCGGTGGTCGAGAACTGCTTCTCCTGCCACGCCGAGAAGCGGGCCCCGTTCCTCTGGGAGCACCCGCCGGTGAAGGAGAACTGCGCCAACTGCCACGACCCGCACGGCTCGCTCCATCCGCGGCTGCTGGTCGCCAAGCTGCCGCGACTCTGCCAGCAGTGCCACGACGAGACCCGCCATCCGACGCAGCCTTACTCCGACGCCAGCTCGGCGCCCGAGTTCTTTCCGAACAGCCGGATGTTCGACAAGGGGTGCATGAACTGCCATTCGCAGATTCATGGCTCCAACCATCCGTCCGGCGTCCGGTTCATGCGGTAG
- a CDS encoding LemA family protein encodes MAIVMLIGFGILVVITAGYLAGIYNQLVQIKVNVDKSWANIEVLEKQRYDEIPKLVKVCEGYMQYERGTLEKVIAARSSFLQARGPGEMAQAGTEMAGALKSLFALAEAYPDLKANQSFTQLQQRVSALENEIADRREFYNESVTINNARIQQVPYVFLAGALSMSQREMYKIAPTEKVSPEIKFAMPAA; translated from the coding sequence ATGGCGATCGTCATGCTGATCGGCTTTGGGATCCTGGTCGTGATCACGGCGGGATACCTCGCCGGCATCTACAACCAGCTCGTGCAGATCAAGGTGAACGTCGACAAGTCGTGGGCCAACATCGAGGTGCTGGAGAAGCAGCGCTACGACGAGATCCCGAAGCTGGTGAAGGTGTGCGAGGGATACATGCAGTACGAGCGCGGCACGCTCGAGAAGGTGATCGCGGCCCGCAGCAGCTTCCTGCAGGCCAGAGGGCCTGGGGAGATGGCCCAGGCGGGCACCGAGATGGCGGGGGCGCTGAAGAGCCTGTTCGCGCTGGCCGAGGCCTATCCGGACCTCAAGGCGAACCAGAGCTTCACGCAGCTGCAGCAGCGGGTCAGCGCGCTGGAGAACGAGATCGCCGATCGCCGCGAGTTCTATAACGAGTCGGTGACCATCAACAACGCGCGCATCCAGCAGGTTCCCTACGTCTTCCTGGCGGGAGCGCTTTCGATGTCGCAGCGCGAGATGTACAAGATCGCTCCCACCGAGAAGGTGTCGCCGGAGATCAAGTTCGCGATGCCGGCGGCCTGA
- a CDS encoding Lpg1974 family pore-forming outer membrane protein — translation MRHAWLCLSLFFLFTGASHAEDARGWLLALDLALAQPTGVDQPLALVSAPRSERISLEHDADLAWGAGLGYAFGPNHGRIQVSYWTFENDDAENFTQTGTVYPQLFGYGYYGSFYLCNQSSGGCDSTLPVSFAGTFNIKASTWDLDYADTLEITEHFGLKWLAGLRTASYEQEQSFEGFDGYYTYLQDKSLDVDAIGIRVGAAGDFHLSQHFSLRAGMAYSSLIGTSEGKASQRIVELGLSESRSGKDDNFSGSILDLELRGVWSAGPVDISLGLTNSQWNGFPRDQVPAVGFQGVGESSVDDSLSFSSFEVGLLWRFGRQRFTSP, via the coding sequence ATGCGCCACGCATGGCTTTGTCTTTCCTTGTTTTTCCTGTTCACGGGAGCGTCGCACGCCGAGGATGCGCGCGGCTGGCTGCTGGCGCTGGATCTGGCGCTGGCGCAGCCTACCGGAGTGGATCAGCCTCTCGCCCTCGTCTCAGCCCCCCGGTCGGAGCGCATCTCACTCGAGCACGACGCCGACCTGGCATGGGGCGCCGGGCTGGGTTATGCGTTCGGCCCGAACCATGGCCGCATCCAGGTCTCGTATTGGACCTTCGAGAACGACGATGCGGAGAACTTCACCCAGACCGGCACCGTCTACCCACAGCTTTTCGGCTACGGTTATTACGGCTCTTTCTACCTGTGCAACCAGAGCTCCGGCGGTTGCGACTCGACGCTGCCGGTGAGCTTCGCCGGAACTTTCAACATCAAAGCCTCCACCTGGGATCTGGATTACGCCGACACCCTCGAGATCACCGAGCATTTCGGTCTCAAATGGCTCGCGGGATTGCGTACGGCCAGCTACGAGCAGGAACAGTCTTTCGAGGGCTTCGACGGCTACTACACCTACCTTCAGGACAAGAGCCTGGACGTCGACGCCATCGGCATCCGGGTGGGCGCGGCGGGAGATTTTCATCTGAGCCAGCACTTCAGCCTGCGTGCCGGAATGGCCTATTCGTCCCTCATCGGGACCTCGGAAGGCAAAGCCAGCCAGAGGATTGTCGAGCTCGGGCTCAGTGAGTCGCGCTCCGGAAAAGACGACAACTTCAGCGGCAGCATCCTGGACCTGGAGCTGCGCGGCGTCTGGTCGGCCGGCCCGGTCGACATCTCCCTGGGGCTGACGAACTCCCAGTGGAACGGCTTCCCACGCGATCAAGTCCCGGCCGTAGGGTTCCAAGGGGTCGGCGAGAGCTCCGTCGACGATTCCTTATCCTTCTCGAGCTTCGAGGTGGGCCTGCTCTGGCGCTTCGGCCGGCAGCGCTTCACCTCTCCCTGA
- a CDS encoding MtrB/PioB family outer membrane beta-barrel protein, giving the protein MKTFPKRAWLVAILPAVLVASMIPAAAQSEPPKPVTPEETPPPEDAQVSGEVVGGPEWYLQEDPNNSAKFNEYREVPNGFVLEFLQFSWEPKAGYYFDLAARDVSQLDQRIFFDTGKQDLWKFSFAWTENPRRWSDRAKQLYARQEGAIFTLDDALQSAVQAAPNSVDTAPADGEWDAGTKGALIKSAIQQNAQDTQVGWQRQVAAFNFNFTPTRNWIVDLGGQRERRGGFFPQSLGMYFALDPAEVAAPLEFKTDEARVGAEYVAPHFNVGGAVIASEFTTGTTSVTWDDQQFLTEVPVNANTANPAFMRMSPWSNSDLFAWRLYGGASFAGHSRINATYYQSTTTQDDPFLAKTSNSLLLATAAPLPANSLDGKYEMNLGSVDVSGRPLSWFRYAAWFRDYNYDNKTHSLVFDDYVATDYQFTMCGNANACGATTNRLARQSVPFDYEKTNLGASLGFRPTSWMDIIVAYDREGMDRNIAAVTESDEDTLKAALDFDVNDMLTIRVTARHQERRADEYNAEYFEEASFPIGEANIAAANEGERKFIWTDRDRDYGALLLDLALSPTVSLFAEATVTKDEFFDPNTGKKIGDHITIQEDRDFDTIPETYDILLAGRIDDEIKTYSVGASFVPNNRWSVSGDYTWENREYALASRYRNVTGGIGTDNPLDDWSSDTTDKYQTANVSFQTFFSESRKWQLNGDLSWSRGTDLIHTDFVPGGAASGDTTLTQFPEVKTTLAIAQLGLTCSVRKNLDVMFRYWYEKWDEDNFASDFNDPYMGDPGNDPGSSEAVYLGLDFLDYTNQIVGFLVRYDFR; this is encoded by the coding sequence ATGAAGACATTCCCGAAGCGGGCCTGGCTGGTTGCCATCCTCCCGGCGGTGCTCGTCGCCTCGATGATTCCCGCCGCCGCGCAGTCCGAGCCTCCCAAGCCGGTGACGCCGGAGGAGACCCCCCCGCCTGAGGACGCCCAGGTGAGCGGGGAGGTCGTGGGGGGCCCGGAGTGGTACCTCCAGGAGGACCCCAACAACTCGGCGAAGTTCAACGAATATCGCGAAGTCCCCAACGGCTTCGTTCTGGAGTTCCTGCAGTTCAGCTGGGAGCCGAAGGCCGGCTACTACTTCGATCTGGCGGCGCGCGACGTCTCGCAGCTCGATCAGCGCATCTTCTTCGATACCGGCAAGCAGGACCTCTGGAAGTTCTCCTTCGCCTGGACCGAGAACCCGCGGCGCTGGTCCGATCGCGCCAAGCAGCTCTATGCCCGGCAGGAAGGGGCCATCTTCACGCTCGATGACGCCTTGCAGAGCGCGGTGCAGGCGGCGCCCAACAGCGTCGACACCGCGCCCGCCGACGGCGAGTGGGACGCCGGTACCAAGGGAGCGCTGATCAAGAGCGCCATCCAGCAGAACGCGCAGGACACGCAGGTGGGGTGGCAGCGGCAGGTGGCCGCCTTCAACTTCAACTTCACCCCTACGCGGAACTGGATCGTGGACCTGGGGGGGCAGCGGGAGCGACGGGGAGGCTTCTTTCCGCAGTCCCTCGGCATGTACTTCGCCCTCGATCCCGCCGAGGTCGCGGCACCCCTCGAGTTCAAGACCGACGAGGCGCGGGTAGGGGCGGAATACGTGGCACCCCACTTCAACGTGGGGGGAGCCGTCATCGCCTCCGAGTTCACCACCGGCACGACCTCGGTCACCTGGGACGATCAGCAGTTCCTGACCGAAGTGCCCGTCAACGCCAATACCGCCAACCCTGCCTTCATGCGCATGTCTCCCTGGAGCAACAGCGACCTGTTCGCCTGGAGGCTTTACGGTGGCGCCAGCTTCGCCGGCCACAGCCGGATCAACGCCACCTACTACCAGAGCACCACGACCCAGGACGACCCGTTCCTTGCCAAGACAAGCAACTCGCTTCTCCTGGCGACCGCGGCGCCGCTGCCCGCCAACAGCCTCGACGGCAAGTACGAGATGAACCTCGGGTCGGTCGACGTCTCGGGGCGGCCGCTTTCCTGGTTTCGCTACGCCGCCTGGTTCCGCGATTACAACTACGATAACAAGACGCACAGCCTGGTTTTCGACGATTACGTCGCCACCGACTACCAGTTCACCATGTGCGGCAACGCCAACGCCTGCGGGGCCACCACGAACCGTCTCGCCCGGCAAAGTGTGCCTTTCGATTACGAGAAGACCAACCTGGGGGCCTCCCTCGGCTTCCGTCCCACGAGCTGGATGGACATCATCGTCGCCTACGATCGCGAGGGAATGGACCGCAACATCGCCGCGGTGACCGAATCGGACGAGGACACGCTGAAGGCGGCGCTCGATTTCGACGTCAACGACATGCTCACCATCCGGGTCACGGCCCGGCACCAGGAGCGCCGGGCGGACGAATACAACGCCGAATACTTCGAAGAGGCCTCTTTCCCGATCGGCGAGGCCAACATCGCCGCCGCGAACGAAGGGGAGCGGAAGTTCATCTGGACCGATCGCGACCGCGACTACGGGGCGCTGCTCCTCGACCTGGCCTTGAGCCCGACCGTCAGCCTGTTCGCCGAGGCGACGGTGACCAAGGACGAGTTCTTCGACCCGAACACGGGGAAGAAGATCGGCGACCACATCACCATCCAGGAAGATCGGGATTTCGACACGATCCCCGAGACCTACGACATCCTCCTCGCCGGCCGCATCGACGACGAGATCAAGACTTATTCGGTGGGCGCGAGCTTCGTGCCCAACAATCGCTGGAGCGTTTCGGGGGATTACACCTGGGAGAACCGGGAGTACGCCCTGGCCAGCCGCTACCGCAACGTCACCGGCGGCATCGGCACCGACAATCCCCTGGACGACTGGTCTTCCGACACCACCGACAAATACCAGACCGCCAACGTCTCGTTCCAGACCTTCTTCTCCGAGAGCCGCAAGTGGCAGCTGAACGGCGATCTCTCCTGGTCGCGCGGAACGGACCTGATCCACACCGATTTCGTCCCGGGCGGCGCGGCTTCGGGCGACACCACCCTGACCCAGTTCCCCGAGGTGAAGACCACCCTGGCGATCGCCCAGCTCGGGCTGACCTGCTCGGTGCGCAAGAACCTCGACGTCATGTTCCGCTACTGGTACGAGAAGTGGGACGAGGACAACTTCGCCTCCGATTTCAACGACCCCTACATGGGGGACCCGGGCAACGATCCCGGCTCCTCTGAGGCAGTCTACCTGGGCCTCGATTTCCTCGACTACACCAACCAGATCGTCGGGTTCCTGGTCCGCTACGACTTCCGCTGA
- a CDS encoding GIDE domain-containing protein: protein MGISVDTGSFRLQGWRIALFATVAFTVMTSFFSSRTGAGTWWILDLAAAVGGGFMVRSGFRQLRKKNMIENVPTSAIRSVAMGLAEIHGMACAEAALSAPLSGERCHYFRYRVEEERTRSKGGKEWVTVDHGTSNVPFPLEDSTGKIQVDPQGADVSLQRDYRRVDAGEGWFGRRKRYSEWRIDPRDRLYVLGTVSKQGDSVETRGAGLSDRLRRLKRDPAAVKRFDLDDSGALDEQEWAGAVAVTKQELLQEETAKQAGNPQAGLFIGAGDTESTFMISDRDETSITLRLAWKAIAGVGLGGAVLLGMSVSILGRFGILRGGWSFPWAVFFG from the coding sequence ATGGGAATCTCCGTCGATACCGGGAGCTTCCGGCTGCAAGGGTGGCGCATCGCGCTGTTCGCCACGGTCGCCTTCACCGTGATGACCAGTTTTTTCTCGTCGCGGACAGGGGCCGGCACCTGGTGGATTCTCGACCTGGCCGCCGCCGTGGGGGGAGGCTTCATGGTTCGCAGCGGCTTCCGGCAGCTCCGCAAGAAGAACATGATCGAGAACGTTCCCACCTCGGCGATCCGGTCGGTTGCGATGGGGCTCGCGGAGATCCATGGAATGGCCTGTGCCGAGGCGGCGCTGTCGGCCCCGTTGTCGGGGGAGCGCTGCCACTACTTCCGGTACCGGGTGGAAGAAGAACGGACCCGCAGCAAAGGGGGCAAGGAGTGGGTGACGGTCGATCACGGGACATCGAACGTGCCGTTCCCGCTCGAGGATTCCACCGGGAAGATACAGGTCGACCCGCAAGGCGCCGACGTCAGCCTGCAGCGCGACTATCGCCGGGTCGACGCAGGCGAGGGATGGTTCGGTCGACGCAAGCGCTACTCCGAGTGGCGCATCGATCCACGCGACCGCCTCTACGTTCTCGGGACGGTGTCGAAGCAGGGCGATTCCGTGGAGACGCGGGGCGCCGGGCTGAGCGACCGGCTCCGCCGGCTCAAGCGCGACCCGGCCGCGGTGAAACGCTTCGATCTCGACGACAGCGGTGCGCTGGATGAGCAGGAATGGGCCGGGGCGGTGGCCGTGACGAAGCAGGAGCTGCTGCAGGAGGAGACGGCGAAGCAGGCCGGCAATCCGCAGGCGGGCCTGTTCATTGGAGCGGGCGACACCGAGTCCACCTTCATGATCTCGGATCGCGACGAGACGAGCATCACCCTGCGGCTCGCCTGGAAGGCGATCGCGGGCGTGGGGCTCGGCGGTGCAGTCCTGCTGGGGATGTCGGTCTCGATCCTGGGGCGCTTCGGAATCCTGCGGGGAGGCTGGAGCTTCCCCTGGGCGGTATTCTTCGGATAG
- a CDS encoding CBS domain-containing protein gives MRCQQILSREIVFCKVNDTIQIVALKMRDANVGFLPVCDAEGVTVGVVTDRDLALRACAVGIDARRTPVTEVMTHQVLSCRIDDDLRHVEGLMANNRKSRILVQDTAGHPIGVISLADIARHDRIFASETMRRVMGREILIS, from the coding sequence CAAGGTAAACGACACCATCCAGATCGTGGCCCTGAAGATGCGCGATGCCAACGTCGGATTTCTGCCGGTCTGCGACGCTGAAGGGGTGACCGTGGGGGTCGTGACCGATCGGGATCTCGCGCTGCGCGCCTGCGCGGTCGGGATCGATGCCAGGCGCACTCCGGTGACCGAAGTCATGACGCACCAGGTGCTTTCGTGCCGCATCGACGATGATCTCCGGCACGTCGAGGGGCTGATGGCGAACAATCGCAAGTCCCGCATCCTGGTGCAGGACACGGCCGGCCACCCGATCGGGGTGATCAGCCTGGCCGACATCGCGCGCCACGATCGGATCTTCGCCTCCGAGACGATGCGCCGCGTCATGGGCCGCGAGATCCTGATTTCGTGA
- a CDS encoding Lpg1974 family pore-forming outer membrane protein, translated as MKIRTGVPAGRVLWLAVGLLTLSFGLSPALADDTDFKGFYVALDLGMTQPTSLDQHYANHVVFGTTTTMDRLVLDNDSDFTAKITFGYGFGEMGKLQVSWWGFDNEDKEENTLLGGVYPTIFGYGNSGGMYIYNPAGVTFSTTGKVQADTIDIDYIRSFEPGKKVTIGWLAGLRVASYEEDQTFEGADNYGNYYRQGKHFESDALGFKLGAKVKWGFTEHFGMAGSATWSFLMADTEGNSFQSFAQSGPADDEFTGSDDNIRGEIRDYDLKAVWSYGALDFWVGYAMSNWDGLVTDPIPQNEGGHFAIGPADNRGRDSIAFNSLHAGVAFKFGGGK; from the coding sequence ATGAAGATTCGCACCGGGGTCCCGGCCGGCCGCGTCCTGTGGCTCGCCGTCGGGCTCCTCACCCTCTCTTTCGGCCTGTCTCCAGCTCTGGCCGACGATACCGATTTCAAGGGTTTCTACGTCGCGCTCGATTTGGGCATGACCCAGCCCACCAGCCTCGATCAGCACTATGCCAACCACGTCGTTTTCGGCACGACGACCACGATGGATCGTCTCGTCCTCGACAACGACTCCGACTTCACCGCGAAGATCACCTTCGGCTACGGCTTCGGCGAGATGGGCAAGCTGCAGGTCTCGTGGTGGGGCTTCGACAACGAGGATAAGGAGGAGAACACCCTGCTCGGCGGGGTTTATCCGACCATCTTCGGCTACGGCAACTCCGGCGGCATGTACATCTACAATCCGGCGGGCGTCACTTTCAGCACGACCGGAAAGGTCCAGGCCGACACGATCGACATCGACTACATCCGCTCCTTCGAGCCGGGCAAGAAAGTCACGATCGGCTGGCTGGCGGGGCTGCGGGTCGCTTCCTACGAGGAGGACCAGACCTTCGAGGGGGCCGACAACTACGGCAACTATTACCGCCAGGGGAAGCACTTCGAGTCCGACGCACTGGGCTTCAAGCTGGGCGCCAAGGTGAAATGGGGCTTCACCGAGCATTTCGGTATGGCGGGAAGCGCCACCTGGTCGTTCCTGATGGCTGACACGGAAGGCAACTCCTTCCAGAGCTTCGCCCAGAGCGGCCCGGCAGACGACGAGTTCACGGGATCGGATGACAACATCCGGGGCGAGATCCGCGACTACGATCTGAAAGCGGTCTGGAGCTACGGGGCCCTCGACTTCTGGGTCGGCTATGCGATGTCCAACTGGGACGGGCTGGTGACCGACCCCATACCCCAGAACGAAGGGGGCCACTTCGCCATCGGGCCCGCCGACAATCGCGGCCGCGACAGCATCGCCTTCAACTCGCTGCACGCCGGAGTGGCTTTCAAGTTCGGCGGGGGCAAATAG